The DNA region TAGCCGCTTCAAGCTTGTTTATTGTTTGGAGACTAACCACTTCAAACTATGTTCAACGTTTGGTTAGAAGTTAGCCTGGAACTTCATTTTCTTATATAAGGGGACTTGTGGACTTAACCTTCTAAAAACCCTCAAGTAATAGTGAATAATATCAAGATCTATTCTTGAAGAAAGGAGTATGTTACTTCCTTAAGATCAAACATCTATAAATCTCTAGTTTCATCTGTCTCCCCAATCTCTTTTACTTTCCACTTATTTTCTTTACTTCAAATTTCTATTACACACTCAAACGCTTTttgttaaaatatttttaaactctgattttcaaaataattttgttttgAATCAACATTTTTTAAACTTTCAAAACTCATCTCCTTTATCTTGTGTATGGAGTCACAAGTCTAATAATACGGAATTATGATTTTTTGATAAAcaaaaaaatatgatttttcGATTTATATTATAGTTTGAAAGAGGGGAGATTTAGAAAGTTGGAGAGGAAACATAAAagaaaaagtgaaaaaaaattaGTGATTGAAAGGAAAATGAAAGCCAAAATAACAAGATAGACTATGGAAATAAAAAATATTGTTGGTAATAATTTAGAAGTTTGTCTTTTATGTTTACCTCATTTTTTTTTACTCATTTCTTTTTCTATTTCACattcttcctttttcttttcaATCAAGTAAGtaattcttattttattttatttttagtcaATAACTTCCCTTGTTTTTCTCTTACTCGAGGAATATTAAAAagatttaattgaaatacactgacaaTGTAAAATGATTTTACACAGTCAGTTAATCATAAacgttggatattaaaataaatttgatttttattttaaaaatctaaaaagtaatacaaacggataATGATGATGAATAAATCTTTTTACATCaacagtgtatagtaattaatctcatatTAAAGTAATAAACAAAGATATAAAGAAGATGATGGTGGAAAAATACGACCATCCGATGCAAAATATTAATACTAACTTCAATATTAACAAAAGTTTAGATACATATTTGACTCTCAATTTTTCCTTAATTAGCTTGTAGATGGATATTCAATTTTTTTAGTACGCTCACATATGAATATGTGAACGGTATTTTTTATTTATACTTATCTCTTATCTCTCCCACGTCTCTTTTGCAGTAGGAGGTATTTTCTTACAAACTTCTTTATCTCCTTCCAAAGACCTATCTTAAATTAAGATGAATgaatatatattttatttataagTTATATTTTCATGCCGCAGTAAAAAACAGTAGACAAAAGGGACACGtaataaatgaataaataaataaataaaaacaaaaaaagaatgataataaaaataaattttattgCAATGCCAAGTCCCTTGGTACAAAATACACAAGATTGATACCAAATCCTAAACTTTAAAAACCATAACAACATTTAAGTCAAGcttaatcaattaattaatttaaagATCAATGAACTCCAATATCATGATGGGTGATTCCATAAGAATGTTGGTGGTGTTGATGTATTCGATTGTTCCTGATAGCATAGCATCCTAAAACATATATAGTAGTGAGGATCATAAGCACACAAACATTGAATATAGTTAGATATCTCCACTGTTTCCTTATATTAGCCAACACTTGTCCTTTGCAAGAATTGCAATCATAACACAACATTTTCTCCTTATTCTTCCAAGTTCTACAATCTGTATCATTCACTGCTGGACCTGTTTTCGGTACTTCCCAGAATGTTTCATTTTTCTTAGTGAATCCACATTGCTCAGGTGGCTTACAACATCCAACCTATCAATAGCATAAACCAGTTATCCTAAGACACTACTAAAAAACATGACATGACATGGAAGTATAACTAACCTGTCGGATGGAGATGTTCCGTTGACACAAACCTACACCAACCAAACAACTCTTAATATCATTCCAATTTTTGTCGTTAATAACATATTGCTGTAACCAAAAGGAAAAATCCTCAACCCTATACTCGTGAGTTCCTTTATCAGAGACCCTTTCAGCAACCACTTTATGAGTCACAAACAGTGCAAAAACAGTGAACAACATGAACGCTAATATAACAAAGAACGATGCGAGAAGGTAAGCATAGAGAGCCTCGTTGACGCGGAACAACGACCCCGTTATTCCGAGAATGGACACGACGAAAATGAAGATGGTGCCGAAGAGGAGAGGATACATCAACACTTTGAGACAGTCCGTTTTGTGATAGTGGATGTAGGCGGAACCACCCATTCCGGCGAGTGAAAGGAATAAGGTTAATATGTTAAGGTAACCAACCAATGTGTTGCTTATACGGAACATTTTTTTCTGGTTTTGGATTTGATTATTCGGAGTTGTGTGTTGTTTTTGGGAGAAAAAAAGAACTGCTTTGTAATGGTAACGGTTTGTTGTGGTTGTGGAGGCATGTGTTGTTTTTAGATAGAGGGAATCAGTTGACATAAGCATGTTAATATCGGATTCTTTTCTACGTAGGATATATATTATTAATTGATCACACCCGATAGATTATTAAATATATTTAACTTTTATTGTAGTTAACTATAAAATCATGCTTACCATTAAACAATGTTCTTGGTATAAATTTACAGTcatacattttttattttataaaaaaatatacaatatgGATGAGATGTAGAGAAAAAAAACTTAGAGGAAACTTTACCTAACCCCTATGATTTTTAAATCatttctattttttcttttctcATATCAAATAATTTACCAAATTTTACTATTctatttaaaattaataaatatgTACCCCAAGGGTATTAGATTATTTTACTTAAAAGAGTTAATGATATGTACTTTTACCTCGTCGAATAGATTGGTTTCAAGTATTTCGATATCAAGATTTGTTTACGGGATAACTCATATCATAATTATTCAGTATTATAATCTATACCGAATAACTTAGTTATAAGTTCCTGATAAATTTCATATTTATTCACTAGATTACTTATCTATAAGTAACCCAATATgtaatatatatatttttttgtatgATTCTCAAATATGGAGACCCTTTACATATATGTGATAACAATAAAATATGTTTTGGTATCACTGATGCATTCTCAACTACACATAACTTTGATACACGAGAAGAGACGATAAGGTGGATTGATAAAGAAGTTGGAATAAGACGTAAAGTGATTATTATCGTTGTACTCATTCAGATACTGAAACAGAAAAGAGAGAGAAGCATCAAACTAATATTTGAGTGTGATAAAGGTGAGAAATATAAGGAAGCGGATAATGCAACACAAAGTGCTACTAAGAAATGAGGATGTTCATTCAAAATCAGACCAACACCGTCGAAAGGTAGTTATGGATGAAAGATTGATGTAAAATATGCACTTCACAACCACGTTTTACCTAATACATTTGAAGGTCACTCATTTGTTGGCCGTCTAAGTGCAGACGAACGAAAGTATGTTGTTGATTTGACAAAATGCCATGCTTCACTAAGTAACACACATATTGTTGTCATTGCAAGAGCAAGATTCAGAGAATATCACTCGGATTACGCAAATATATAAACATATAAAAGTAAGTTACAAAAGGAGATCAGAGACCATAAAGTtgagatacaacatttgtttaagctGATAAAGGATACACATTGTTTCAAGTCGATCATAATGACCCCGAATGGACTTCTACCGACCTTACAGATCCCGACCAACAACCATATAAAGACTTACTCCTTTTAGAATATTCCTAATACGCTGAGATTATTATTCTAGTGGCCATCAAATACTTCAATGGAAAAGTATCTAACGACTTTTCACAATCGACTCATAACTATTAGCAAGTTAGTTATTTTCTATGTATTATATATAGAGAAAGCGCCAAAATTAGATAACATGTTTCAAATACAATTTCATTTTACTCTTCTTCTCCATATACTGACTTAAGCGTTGAAGTTCTAACCTTGCAAGTCCCTTACTCCACCGCATCGAAACCCGCGATTTGCCATCACCACCGTTCACCTTCTCAATTCTGATTTTTGAATGGAACAATGGCGTCGTCTATGGGAATCGGATGCTGAATCATACAATTTCCATGAATCCATATTCATTATCCAATTTTTGCAATTC from Lathyrus oleraceus cultivar Zhongwan6 chromosome 1, CAAS_Psat_ZW6_1.0, whole genome shotgun sequence includes:
- the LOC127098316 gene encoding tetraspanin-11 produces the protein MFRISNTLVGYLNILTLFLSLAGMGGSAYIHYHKTDCLKVLMYPLLFGTIFIFVVSILGITGSLFRVNEALYAYLLASFFVILAFMLFTVFALFVTHKVVAERVSDKGTHEYRVEDFSFWLQQYVINDKNWNDIKSCLVGVGLCQRNISIRQVGCCKPPEQCGFTKKNETFWEVPKTGPAVNDTDCRTWKNKEKMLCYDCNSCKGQVLANIRKQWRYLTIFNVCVLMILTTIYVLGCYAIRNNRIHQHHQHSYGITHHDIGVH